From one Candidatus Dormiibacterota bacterium genomic stretch:
- a CDS encoding GAF domain-containing protein, with translation MKAQFRAVVVVALAAISLVYTAPDLILPWHPWGNFGMTEAVTSRTEATIASVDPGGPAARAGIRVGDKIDLAAMPLDDRRSVYTSYNTERPARRATFQFVRGIGLQAVTLVSVRHLRTLADNVTDVIQLLTLISFPILAGALLLLRPAALTWAFFIYALDVSNGSTLSQSYSPTWLQVLEYAWSSAFGVAGLAAFIIFALRFPSNVVTGWKRTVERAVLFAAPLLVLSNLYWGLGLVFLLPHALAVSSVADAFVLLGYCVGAGAFIATLVQATPQERPRIVWVIFGFLVGYGAFASFNAFFGYTGTSPIWLTNTLQIFDVLIPITVTYAILKHRVIDIRFFLNRALVYGILTSIGVGLLVLLDWAVARRLESFGLVIEVAGALALGVGIQHLHGFVDSLVDRFVFRSVHEAERHLERVGEAMMYAESLASLDKLLVEESTRALRLGSAAVFRRDGAGAFAQAAAIGWSGVGRDAIPADDPLVLDLQAQKRGIAGGPFLAGRDDFPQGAAAPAFAVPIRIREQMIGFVLFGAHVNASDIDPNEQRILEEFVGRARIAYDHVSNIERAAENARMRIELDFLRGLVQPLRASTNVPD, from the coding sequence GTGAAGGCGCAGTTCCGCGCGGTCGTCGTCGTGGCATTAGCTGCGATTTCCCTTGTCTACACCGCTCCGGACCTTATCTTGCCGTGGCACCCGTGGGGCAACTTCGGCATGACGGAGGCGGTTACGAGCCGTACGGAGGCGACGATCGCGTCCGTCGACCCAGGTGGCCCCGCGGCTCGCGCCGGCATCCGCGTCGGTGACAAAATCGACCTCGCCGCCATGCCGCTCGACGACCGGCGCTCCGTCTACACGTCGTACAACACGGAGCGCCCTGCGAGACGAGCGACGTTTCAGTTCGTTCGTGGTATCGGCTTGCAGGCCGTGACGCTCGTTTCAGTGCGGCACTTGCGAACGCTCGCAGACAACGTCACCGACGTGATCCAGCTGCTCACGCTGATCTCCTTCCCGATTCTCGCGGGCGCGCTCTTGCTGTTGCGTCCCGCAGCGCTCACATGGGCATTTTTCATCTACGCTCTCGACGTTTCGAACGGATCGACCTTAAGCCAGTCCTACTCACCCACGTGGCTTCAGGTTCTCGAGTACGCGTGGAGCTCGGCATTCGGCGTCGCCGGGCTCGCTGCGTTCATCATCTTCGCATTGCGCTTTCCGTCGAACGTCGTGACGGGCTGGAAGCGCACCGTCGAGCGCGCCGTGCTCTTTGCCGCGCCTCTGTTGGTCCTCTCAAACCTCTACTGGGGGCTCGGGCTAGTCTTCTTGCTCCCCCACGCCCTCGCCGTTTCCTCCGTCGCGGACGCCTTCGTGCTCCTCGGGTACTGCGTCGGTGCGGGAGCATTCATCGCCACGCTCGTCCAAGCTACGCCGCAAGAGCGCCCGCGAATCGTTTGGGTCATCTTCGGCTTTCTCGTCGGATACGGAGCGTTTGCGAGCTTCAACGCATTCTTCGGCTACACCGGCACGTCCCCGATCTGGCTCACCAACACGCTGCAGATCTTCGATGTCCTCATTCCCATCACGGTGACATATGCGATCCTCAAACATCGCGTCATCGACATTCGCTTCTTCCTCAATCGCGCGCTTGTCTACGGTATTCTCACGTCGATCGGCGTCGGGCTGCTCGTTTTGCTCGACTGGGCGGTCGCACGGCGATTGGAATCGTTCGGTCTCGTCATCGAGGTCGCGGGCGCGCTCGCGCTCGGTGTCGGCATCCAGCATCTGCATGGGTTCGTCGATTCGCTCGTCGACCGGTTCGTCTTCCGATCCGTGCATGAAGCCGAGCGGCACTTGGAGCGCGTCGGCGAGGCGATGATGTACGCGGAATCGCTCGCGTCGCTCGACAAGCTGCTCGTCGAAGAGAGCACGCGGGCGCTGCGCCTGGGCTCCGCCGCGGTCTTTCGGCGCGACGGTGCCGGCGCGTTCGCACAAGCTGCGGCCATCGGATGGAGCGGGGTCGGGCGCGACGCGATCCCCGCCGACGACCCGCTCGTGCTCGATCTACAAGCGCAGAAGCGCGGCATCGCGGGCGGCCCGTTCCTCGCAGGCCGCGACGATTTCCCTCAAGGAGCCGCCGCGCCGGCGTTCGCCGTCCCGATACGCATCCGCGAGCAGATGATCGGCTTCGTGCTCTTCGGCGCGCACGTGAACGCCTCCGATATCGACCCGAACGAGCAGCGGATCCTCGAAGAGTTCGTTGGGCGCGCGAGGATCGCGTACGATCACGTCTCGAATATCGAGCGGGCTGCCGAGAACGCGCGCATGCGCATCGAGCTCGACTTCCTGCGCGGGCTCGTCCAGCCGCTCAGGGCGTCGACGAACGTCCCCGACTAA
- a CDS encoding secretin N-terminal domain-containing protein, with protein MSRHIAGALFAFWFVAAVPNPAVSLDVRDASMTDVIALLAQESGVNLVADQSVGSSRVTLRLMHVPFMTALDILAGAHGLSIEQRGTVLVIGAREALNRDGQDTGANDPHTIIMQLEHAQAQDVGKVLVASLPVGTLVVPDSRTNALVLSGDPPVLERARMLVSALDSPLAAPARVQSVAYRLRYSRAGDVARELKAALTDGAFVADDQGNAVLVTGDDGVQQAARQAIGALDVAGPEVLFEVRVADVTPANDSSNIGLEFGGVDAHGQPIVGGSTYAFAGGSIAVNVRLNALLSRGHAQILATPRLVTLNGKEADLLIGETYPVVYNTSVLGGANVQFVDIGVKLRLTPIVGPDGSVTAELHPEYSELQGFTSSGYPIIASRKIDSTLRVRSGQTIVLGGLLRDVSNETIERVPWLSDIPILGKLFENRQASHERDEIVFLITPHVIDPAAPPER; from the coding sequence ATGAGCCGCCATATTGCAGGCGCGCTGTTCGCGTTCTGGTTCGTCGCCGCCGTACCGAATCCGGCGGTATCGTTGGACGTTCGCGATGCGTCTATGACCGACGTCATCGCTTTGCTGGCTCAAGAATCCGGCGTCAATTTGGTCGCGGATCAATCGGTTGGGTCATCGCGGGTGACGTTACGCTTGATGCACGTTCCCTTCATGACGGCGCTGGACATTCTGGCCGGGGCACACGGGCTTAGCATCGAGCAGCGTGGAACGGTCCTCGTCATCGGAGCGCGCGAAGCATTGAACCGAGACGGGCAGGATACGGGCGCGAACGATCCTCACACGATCATCATGCAGCTCGAGCATGCGCAAGCGCAAGACGTCGGCAAGGTGCTCGTAGCGTCGCTTCCGGTGGGAACGCTCGTGGTACCCGACTCGCGCACGAACGCCCTCGTCTTGAGTGGCGATCCTCCGGTGTTGGAACGCGCGCGTATGCTGGTGTCCGCTCTCGACTCCCCGCTTGCGGCGCCGGCCCGCGTTCAAAGCGTTGCCTATCGATTGCGCTACTCGCGTGCCGGGGACGTCGCGCGCGAGTTGAAGGCCGCTTTGACGGATGGTGCGTTCGTTGCCGACGACCAAGGAAACGCGGTTCTCGTGACGGGCGACGACGGCGTCCAACAGGCGGCGCGTCAGGCGATCGGGGCTTTGGACGTCGCAGGGCCCGAGGTCCTCTTCGAGGTGCGCGTGGCGGACGTCACGCCGGCGAACGATTCGAGCAACATCGGCCTAGAGTTTGGCGGAGTAGACGCGCACGGGCAGCCCATCGTCGGCGGTTCCACGTACGCCTTCGCCGGCGGTAGCATTGCGGTAAACGTGCGACTAAACGCCCTGCTCTCTCGCGGGCACGCGCAAATACTGGCCACGCCGCGCTTGGTGACGCTCAATGGGAAGGAGGCCGACCTCCTCATCGGCGAGACGTACCCGGTCGTGTACAATACCTCGGTGCTCGGCGGCGCGAACGTTCAATTCGTCGATATCGGTGTAAAACTTCGCCTGACGCCGATCGTCGGCCCTGATGGAAGCGTTACCGCGGAACTTCACCCAGAATATAGCGAGCTGCAAGGTTTTACTTCGTCGGGATACCCGATTATCGCAAGTCGAAAGATCGATTCCACGCTGAGGGTACGAAGCGGGCAGACAATCGTTCTCGGCGGGCTGCTTCGCGACGTATCTAACGAAACGATCGAGCGGGTACCGTGGCTCTCCGATATTCCGATTTTGGGAAAACTCTTTGAAAATAGGCAGGCATCGCACGAGCGAGACGAGATCGTTTTCCTGATCACCCCGCACGTAATCGACCCGGCAGCACCTCCCGAGCGCTAG
- a CDS encoding multicopper oxidase family protein: protein MRGRSFAWLTFALVFTFAGRAAPGAPAVAHASHVCGPSVASHALEQPPDVEMWKAPLDASGERELILAVHRDGDRFCYRYAWDGVVRTVAPTIRVRRGEHFALRIANDISGPSRGESVASTAMLPCMPMHMPSAVLTRYVGYLNHTVYDRYMHVAPVDTNIHLHGFEGPADQENIFLSTLSTPMHACEYRITVPRTQPPGVYLYHPHIHGASYNEVAGGLDGVWIVEPDKPQIARSAEHVIILRYRLPARLDNPFAPNEDAFGTAGASYEGARPAAPPVSYDPFKPPPWPVTFPMRAGGVSLDPTGCNGLASEAIVSVNGSETPARLGVPASRTQLLRILNGTSDSPKLLRIRDGAGREVPFRVVGLDGVPVAGNMEHPLAGYIPMNSLMLSPMSRADVLVTVGAGSTLTLSSEHFCEGKDMFFQMHHDLLTIAGIATTSHAVNVASAPVAIADTPAARLVAFVRTHPSLVHRRAITFTEYAFPRRGAIPLHAAYYITDTTNPHFHEHPFWPVYSSGAMVPSNPDIVVRQGAIEEWYLINATMESHAFHIHQMAFVQEQSSMGMPVTIDTVFVPVGSLQPNPQNRNYPLVNPSITRVILDFRHVPKGEFVFHCHMLFHEDRGMMGIIRVE, encoded by the coding sequence GTGAGGGGTCGGTCTTTTGCGTGGCTCACCTTCGCGCTCGTCTTTACATTCGCCGGCCGCGCGGCGCCGGGGGCGCCCGCGGTCGCGCACGCATCGCACGTCTGCGGCCCCTCCGTCGCATCGCACGCGCTCGAGCAACCCCCGGACGTCGAGATGTGGAAGGCGCCGCTCGATGCGTCGGGCGAACGCGAACTGATTCTCGCCGTCCATCGCGACGGCGATCGATTCTGCTACCGCTACGCTTGGGACGGCGTCGTGCGAACCGTAGCCCCGACGATTCGCGTTCGGCGCGGCGAGCATTTCGCGCTCCGTATCGCCAATGACATCTCCGGGCCAAGCCGAGGCGAGAGCGTCGCATCGACGGCCATGCTGCCATGCATGCCGATGCACATGCCTTCGGCGGTGTTGACGCGCTACGTCGGGTACCTCAATCACACCGTATACGATCGCTATATGCACGTCGCGCCGGTCGACACGAACATCCACTTACACGGCTTCGAAGGGCCGGCGGACCAAGAGAATATCTTCCTCTCGACGCTCAGCACGCCGATGCATGCGTGCGAGTATCGGATCACCGTTCCGCGTACGCAGCCTCCGGGAGTGTATCTGTACCATCCGCACATCCATGGCGCTTCCTACAACGAAGTCGCAGGCGGACTCGACGGCGTGTGGATCGTCGAGCCCGACAAGCCGCAGATCGCGCGCTCGGCCGAGCACGTCATCATACTGCGCTACCGGCTGCCCGCCCGGCTCGACAATCCGTTCGCGCCGAACGAAGACGCCTTTGGGACGGCGGGAGCGAGCTACGAAGGAGCACGGCCGGCGGCACCGCCGGTCTCGTACGACCCGTTTAAGCCGCCGCCGTGGCCCGTTACCTTTCCGATGCGGGCCGGCGGCGTCTCGCTGGATCCAACCGGCTGCAACGGCCTCGCTTCGGAAGCGATCGTCAGCGTGAACGGATCCGAGACGCCCGCACGCCTGGGCGTTCCTGCCTCGCGGACGCAGCTGCTGCGCATCCTGAACGGAACCTCGGACTCGCCCAAGCTGCTACGGATCCGCGACGGTGCCGGCCGCGAAGTTCCGTTTCGCGTCGTCGGGCTCGACGGCGTGCCGGTCGCTGGCAATATGGAGCACCCGTTAGCCGGATACATTCCGATGAACTCGCTGATGCTCTCCCCGATGTCGCGCGCGGACGTTCTCGTAACTGTGGGGGCCGGTTCGACCCTGACGCTGTCGAGCGAGCACTTTTGCGAAGGCAAGGACATGTTCTTCCAGATGCACCACGATCTGCTCACGATCGCCGGCATCGCCACGACCTCGCACGCAGTGAACGTGGCATCGGCGCCAGTTGCAATCGCCGATACGCCCGCCGCACGGCTGGTTGCCTTCGTGCGCACGCATCCGTCGCTCGTTCATCGGCGCGCGATCACGTTTACGGAATACGCGTTCCCGCGTAGGGGAGCGATACCGCTTCACGCCGCGTACTACATTACCGACACGACCAATCCGCACTTTCACGAGCATCCCTTCTGGCCGGTCTACAGCTCGGGAGCAATGGTCCCGTCAAACCCGGATATCGTGGTGCGGCAAGGCGCGATCGAAGAGTGGTACCTGATCAACGCGACGATGGAGTCGCACGCCTTTCACATTCACCAGATGGCGTTCGTGCAGGAGCAGAGCTCGATGGGCATGCCCGTCACGATTGATACGGTCTTCGTTCCGGTCGGAAGCCTCCAGCCGAACCCGCAGAACCGAAACTATCCGCTCGTCAACCCGAGCATTACGCGAGTGATTCTCGACTTTCGCCACGTTCCCAAAGGCGAGTTCGTCTTTCACTGCCACATGCTCTTTCACGAAGACCGCGGGATGATGGGCATCATCCGCGTCGAGTAG
- a CDS encoding adenosylcobalamin-dependent ribonucleoside-diphosphate reductase produces MKFRRTYSAPNDPYFGLTFEPRTSRIVNPDGSVIFEAERVMVPTEWSQVAVDVLAQKYCRKAGVPRALKRLEEENVPEWLQRSVADDEALAKLPRSEQFGGELDSREVFNRLAGCWAYWGWKHAYFDSEDDARAYYEEMCAMLARQIGAPNSPQWFNTGLHWAYGISGPAQGHFFVDPASQELVRSTSAYEHPAPHACLPYWAPVSTPDGPVPIGHIVERRLIGLEVYDARGTTRVVAAKRTGIKPVLRVHLAGGTYIEATPDHRVYSQQGNTARWRHLGDLQAGDVLFARSGIDPAPLPQLSRAGGGSPLATAVLEIHAVEIVAIDQLPQPMPVYDIETASHTFLTNNVVVHNCFIQSVDDDLVNEGGIMDLWVREARIFKFGSGTGSNFSKLRSAGERLSGGGTSSGLMSFLRVGDRAAGAIKSGGTTRRAAKMVVLDLDHPDIEHFINWKVREEQKVSALVAGSITIEKHLNAIMRAAHDQTLPESARLDPSLNAGLKSALRVALGAGIPSANVQYALDFAKQGYTALELDTYDVNWDGEAYGTVSGQNSNNSVRIPNEFFKALDGGGSWDMIRRTDGGVARSVPASDLWEQIGTAAWQCADPGLQFDTTINEWHTCPSDGRINASNPCSEYLFLDDTACNLSSLNLVKFENERGEFDAARFAEACRIWTFTLEISVLMAQFPSRVIAQKSYDFRTLGLGYANLGTLLMRMGLPYDSLYALDWCAAITSLMTGAAYRCSAEMAQQLGAFPRYANNAGDMLRIMRNHRRFAHQAKADEYEGLTIPPATQTPTLFTQKTWELARSMWDDALAIGEVAGFRNAQTTVIAPTGTIALVMGCDTTGIEPDFALVKFKKLAGGGYFKIVNESVECALRRLGYGEEQIAAIETYAKGTGTLEGAPHVNRATLRAKGFDEEILSRVEAALPTAFELPFAFNRFVLGDEFCKTKLGLTEEQISDWSFSLLRDGLGFTTQQIEEASAHICGRMTLEGAPYLKDEHLPVFDCATPCGKYGTRFIRPLAHVDMLAAAQPSISGSISKTINLPQTSTIDDVKEAYRYSWERMVKAVALYRDGSKLSQPLAASYDLGGESDVDDNSSLAQQPYAQPLQVAERIVYRYIARRRRLPERRSGYTQKAIVGGHKVYLRTGEYEGGQLGEIFIDMHKEGAAFRSLMNNFAIAISLGLQHGVPLEEFVDAFTFTRFEPNGPVVGHDHIKMATSILDYIFRELAVTYLGRYDLAHVQPSMEMDAMGPGTDEEYVAEEVGEVSMRPAGVAESLHPVSEHLHVGGTHEHDGEHEPTPPHASLLSAATGVATATRTQQVTAARAKGYTGNACPECGQLTMVRNGSCEKCDSCGATSGCS; encoded by the coding sequence ATGAAGTTTCGCCGCACCTATTCTGCCCCGAACGACCCCTATTTCGGCCTGACCTTCGAGCCGCGAACCTCGCGAATCGTGAATCCCGACGGTTCGGTCATCTTCGAAGCCGAGCGTGTAATGGTTCCGACGGAGTGGAGTCAGGTTGCGGTCGACGTGCTCGCGCAAAAGTATTGCCGCAAGGCCGGGGTGCCGCGAGCGCTCAAGCGCCTCGAGGAAGAAAACGTCCCCGAATGGCTGCAGCGGTCGGTCGCCGATGACGAGGCGTTGGCCAAGTTGCCGCGCAGCGAGCAGTTCGGCGGCGAGCTCGACTCGCGCGAGGTTTTCAATCGACTCGCTGGTTGCTGGGCGTACTGGGGGTGGAAGCACGCGTATTTCGATTCGGAAGACGACGCTCGAGCGTACTACGAGGAGATGTGCGCCATGCTAGCACGTCAGATCGGCGCGCCCAACTCACCGCAATGGTTCAACACCGGGTTGCATTGGGCGTACGGGATCTCGGGGCCGGCGCAAGGACATTTTTTCGTCGACCCCGCGAGTCAGGAGCTCGTGCGCTCCACGAGCGCCTACGAGCATCCCGCACCGCACGCCTGCCTTCCGTACTGGGCACCGGTCTCCACGCCTGACGGTCCGGTTCCGATCGGTCACATCGTCGAGCGCAGACTCATCGGCCTCGAAGTCTATGACGCACGCGGCACTACGCGCGTCGTCGCAGCGAAGCGCACGGGAATCAAGCCCGTGTTGCGCGTGCATCTGGCCGGCGGCACGTACATCGAAGCTACGCCCGATCACCGCGTCTATTCGCAGCAAGGCAATACCGCTCGCTGGCGTCACCTCGGCGACCTGCAGGCCGGCGACGTGCTCTTCGCCCGCAGCGGCATCGATCCAGCGCCTTTACCGCAACTCTCGCGCGCTGGGGGAGGATCGCCGCTCGCCACCGCGGTGCTCGAGATTCACGCCGTTGAAATCGTCGCAATCGATCAACTCCCCCAGCCGATGCCCGTCTACGACATCGAAACCGCGAGCCACACCTTCCTGACGAATAACGTCGTCGTGCACAACTGCTTCATTCAGAGCGTCGACGACGACCTCGTCAACGAAGGCGGCATCATGGATCTCTGGGTGCGCGAAGCGCGTATCTTCAAATTTGGCTCGGGTACTGGTTCGAATTTCTCCAAGCTGCGCAGTGCCGGCGAGAGACTCTCCGGCGGCGGAACCTCGTCAGGGTTGATGTCATTTCTGCGCGTCGGCGATCGGGCGGCAGGAGCGATCAAGTCCGGCGGCACCACGCGTCGTGCCGCGAAGATGGTCGTCCTCGATCTCGATCACCCCGACATCGAGCACTTCATCAACTGGAAGGTCCGCGAGGAGCAAAAGGTCTCCGCGCTCGTTGCGGGATCGATCACGATCGAGAAGCATCTCAACGCGATCATGCGCGCCGCGCACGATCAGACGCTGCCGGAGAGCGCGCGCCTCGACCCGTCGCTCAATGCAGGCTTGAAGTCCGCGCTACGCGTAGCGCTCGGCGCCGGGATACCATCGGCAAACGTCCAGTACGCGCTCGACTTTGCCAAACAAGGGTACACGGCGCTCGAGCTCGACACATACGACGTCAACTGGGACGGCGAGGCGTACGGTACCGTTTCCGGGCAGAACTCCAACAACTCGGTCCGCATCCCGAACGAGTTCTTCAAAGCGCTCGACGGCGGGGGCTCGTGGGACATGATTCGGCGTACGGACGGTGGCGTGGCTCGCTCCGTCCCGGCATCGGACTTGTGGGAACAGATCGGGACCGCCGCGTGGCAATGCGCCGATCCCGGCCTCCAGTTCGATACCACCATCAACGAATGGCATACGTGTCCCAGCGACGGCCGCATCAACGCGAGCAATCCGTGCTCCGAATATCTGTTCCTCGACGATACGGCTTGCAATCTTTCAAGTCTCAACCTCGTGAAGTTCGAGAACGAGCGCGGCGAGTTCGACGCTGCACGATTCGCGGAAGCCTGCCGCATCTGGACTTTCACGCTTGAGATCAGCGTGCTCATGGCGCAGTTCCCCAGTCGCGTCATCGCGCAAAAGTCCTACGATTTCCGCACCCTCGGTCTCGGGTACGCAAACCTCGGCACCTTGCTCATGCGCATGGGCCTCCCCTACGATTCGCTCTATGCGCTCGATTGGTGCGCTGCGATAACGTCGCTGATGACGGGAGCCGCGTACCGCTGCTCCGCGGAGATGGCGCAGCAGCTAGGCGCATTTCCACGGTACGCGAACAACGCCGGCGACATGTTGCGTATCATGCGCAATCATCGCCGCTTCGCGCACCAGGCGAAGGCGGACGAATACGAAGGGCTCACGATCCCCCCCGCGACGCAGACGCCGACGCTCTTCACGCAGAAGACCTGGGAGCTCGCGCGCTCCATGTGGGACGATGCGCTTGCCATCGGCGAGGTCGCTGGATTCCGCAACGCACAAACAACCGTCATCGCCCCGACTGGAACCATCGCCTTGGTTATGGGGTGCGATACGACCGGTATCGAGCCCGACTTCGCGCTCGTCAAGTTCAAGAAGCTCGCCGGCGGCGGCTACTTCAAGATCGTCAACGAGTCCGTCGAATGTGCGCTGCGCCGCCTCGGATACGGCGAGGAGCAGATCGCCGCCATCGAAACGTACGCCAAAGGCACCGGCACGCTCGAAGGTGCGCCGCATGTCAATCGTGCGACGCTGCGCGCCAAAGGCTTCGACGAAGAGATTCTTTCACGCGTCGAAGCCGCGCTACCGACCGCGTTCGAACTGCCATTTGCGTTCAATCGCTTCGTGCTCGGCGACGAGTTCTGCAAGACCAAGCTCGGCCTCACCGAGGAGCAAATCTCCGATTGGAGTTTCTCGCTGCTACGCGACGGTCTCGGCTTCACGACCCAGCAAATCGAAGAGGCCTCGGCACACATCTGCGGCCGCATGACCTTAGAAGGAGCGCCGTACCTGAAGGACGAGCACCTGCCCGTCTTCGACTGCGCCACGCCGTGTGGAAAGTACGGCACGCGTTTCATCCGGCCACTGGCACATGTCGACATGCTCGCTGCCGCCCAGCCGTCGATCAGCGGCTCGATCTCCAAGACCATCAACCTTCCGCAGACCTCCACGATCGACGACGTCAAGGAAGCCTACCGCTACTCGTGGGAGCGCATGGTTAAGGCGGTCGCCCTCTATCGCGACGGCTCGAAGCTTTCGCAACCCCTTGCGGCGAGCTACGACCTCGGCGGTGAGAGCGACGTCGACGACAACTCGTCGCTCGCGCAGCAGCCGTACGCGCAGCCGTTGCAGGTCGCCGAGCGAATCGTCTATCGGTACATCGCCCGCCGCCGGCGCTTACCGGAACGCCGTAGCGGTTACACGCAGAAAGCGATCGTCGGGGGGCACAAGGTCTATCTCCGGACCGGCGAGTACGAAGGCGGCCAGCTCGGCGAGATCTTCATCGACATGCACAAGGAAGGCGCGGCCTTTCGCTCGTTGATGAACAACTTCGCGATCGCGATCTCGCTCGGTTTACAGCACGGCGTCCCGCTCGAGGAGTTCGTCGACGCCTTCACGTTCACGCGTTTCGAGCCGAACGGCCCCGTCGTCGGACACGACCACATCAAGATGGCGACCTCGATCCTGGACTACATCTTCCGCGAGCTCGCGGTTACATATCTGGGTCGCTACGATCTCGCTCACGTGCAACCATCGATGGAGATGGACGCGATGGGTCCAGGCACGGACGAAGAGTACGTTGCCGAGGAAGTGGGCGAGGTCAGCATGCGTCCCGCAGGCGTTGCGGAGAGCCTGCATCCGGTGAGCGAGCATCTCCACGTCGGCGGTACGCACGAGCACGACGGCGAGCATGAGCCCACCCCGCCCCACGCTTCGCTGCTCTCTGCCGCGACCGGCGTCGCCACTGCGACGCGCACGCAGCAGGTTACCGCTGCCCGCGCAAAAGGTTACACCGGTAACGCCTGCCCCGAGTGCGGCCAGCTCACCATGGTTCGTAACGGCAGCTGCGAGAAGTGCGACTCGTGCGGCGCAACGTCGGGCTGTAGCTAG
- a CDS encoding NAD(P)/FAD-dependent oxidoreductase, whose translation MKTDVVVIGAGAAGLAAARELGACGKRTLLLEARERAGGRMYGVRDPRSPVPLELGAEFVHGAPSQTLRLLREMGTTRCDVPESRAEVRNSEIVTNVNIEAQLEALLECVPRLDGDMSVEAFLQDFGTRPEFVEASRRMRLMVEGFDASDPAVASVQAIAQEWAGDAGAGSAESRPVGGYGPVVEHLVRSLDAGFVESLFGAVVESIAWKRGAVRVCATHEEEKIEVEARAAVVTLPLGVLQLQGESAVRLDPELPAVRRCAIDALAMGPVLKAVMVCSEPVWESVHDDALCDVAFMHGEDAPFPALWTSLPMRSSTLVAWAGGPHAAALGSASNEELYACVLESVRRILGQSARDAVQTIYVHDWQRDRFARGGYSYVKVGGMGAREQLAAPLDETLFFAGEATALRGEAGTVGGALESGVRAAREVCAALKEAR comes from the coding sequence GTGAAGACGGACGTCGTCGTCATCGGGGCGGGCGCTGCGGGGCTCGCGGCGGCGCGCGAACTCGGAGCATGTGGGAAGCGTACGCTGCTCCTGGAGGCGCGAGAGCGTGCCGGTGGGCGGATGTACGGCGTGCGCGATCCGCGCTCGCCGGTACCGCTCGAGCTGGGCGCCGAGTTCGTCCACGGGGCGCCGTCGCAGACCTTGCGTCTGCTGCGCGAGATGGGGACGACGCGCTGCGACGTGCCTGAGTCGCGCGCGGAGGTGCGTAACAGTGAGATCGTCACAAATGTTAACATCGAGGCACAACTCGAGGCGCTGCTCGAATGCGTGCCTCGGCTCGACGGCGACATGAGTGTGGAGGCGTTCTTGCAAGACTTCGGTACGCGCCCTGAGTTCGTGGAGGCATCGCGGCGGATGCGCTTGATGGTCGAAGGCTTCGACGCTTCGGATCCCGCCGTCGCGAGCGTCCAGGCAATCGCGCAAGAGTGGGCCGGCGACGCGGGAGCCGGCAGTGCCGAATCGCGTCCCGTCGGCGGCTACGGCCCTGTCGTGGAGCACCTCGTGCGCTCGCTCGACGCGGGCTTCGTGGAGTCGCTCTTCGGCGCGGTCGTGGAGAGCATCGCGTGGAAGCGTGGCGCCGTGCGCGTATGCGCAACGCACGAGGAGGAAAAGATCGAGGTCGAGGCGCGCGCCGCCGTGGTGACGCTGCCGCTGGGCGTCCTCCAACTGCAGGGCGAGAGCGCCGTGCGCTTGGATCCGGAGCTTCCTGCCGTACGGCGCTGTGCGATCGATGCGCTTGCGATGGGGCCCGTCCTCAAGGCGGTGATGGTGTGCAGCGAACCTGTCTGGGAAAGCGTGCACGACGACGCGCTTTGCGACGTTGCGTTCATGCACGGAGAGGATGCGCCGTTCCCGGCCTTGTGGACGTCGCTGCCGATGCGCTCGTCGACGCTCGTCGCATGGGCTGGCGGACCGCACGCCGCGGCGCTCGGCAGTGCGTCGAACGAGGAGCTGTACGCCTGCGTTCTCGAATCGGTGCGGCGCATTCTCGGTCAAAGCGCGCGCGATGCCGTGCAGACGATCTACGTCCACGACTGGCAACGCGACCGGTTCGCGCGCGGCGGCTACAGCTACGTGAAGGTCGGCGGCATGGGCGCGCGGGAGCAACTCGCCGCTCCGCTGGACGAGACGCTGTTCTTCGCGGGCGAGGCGACGGCGCTACGCGGTGAGGCCGGGACTGTCGGCGGCGCGCTCGAGAGCGGCGTGCGCGCCGCACGCGAAGTCTGCGCCGCGCTAAAGGAAGCACGATGA
- a CDS encoding GNAT family N-acetyltransferase — translation MKLDFRVPSVELVPEYRAFVASFLPTDVDMWSRTHALARSDPAAYVEQAQRFARGEMEPLVKSDTYWVFNGNEMAAELWIRHHLRGMLLRHGGHVGYAVQPAFRGKGVATAMLRFALERLRTLGEVEALVTCDDDNPASARVIEKCGGVRIHDSERDGRPHRRYLIPLSAP, via the coding sequence ATGAAGCTCGACTTTCGCGTACCCTCGGTCGAGCTGGTTCCTGAATACCGTGCGTTCGTTGCGTCGTTCTTGCCGACCGACGTGGACATGTGGTCGCGCACGCACGCGCTCGCGCGCAGCGATCCGGCGGCGTACGTCGAGCAGGCGCAGCGTTTCGCACGCGGCGAGATGGAGCCGCTCGTGAAATCCGACACGTATTGGGTCTTTAACGGAAACGAGATGGCGGCAGAGTTGTGGATCCGCCACCACCTGCGCGGCATGCTCCTGCGCCACGGCGGGCACGTCGGCTATGCGGTTCAGCCGGCGTTTCGCGGCAAGGGCGTCGCGACGGCAATGTTACGCTTTGCGCTGGAGCGTTTGCGGACCCTTGGCGAGGTGGAGGCGCTGGTCACCTGCGACGACGACAATCCGGCGTCCGCGCGCGTCATCGAGAAGTGCGGCGGCGTGCGGATCCACGACAGCGAGAGGGACGGCCGGCCGCACCGGCGCTATCTGATCCCGCTGTCAGCGCCTTAG